The genomic DNA ATTCTCACGTCTTTTTACATTCAACCCTAGCTTTTCTTTAACTGGTAAAGTGGAGAATGAAATCTAAACCAACACTCCAATATTTCAAGTCTAAAATGTTTATTATATGCACCTAGATAGCTGCAGCAAAGAGTTGGCATGGTTGCCATGGGTGCGCACAAGGTAAAAGACCCACCAAAGCACTGAGCTTGGTGTCCAAGCGTAATGAAATGCCATGGCTTTGATCCCTCTTGATTTTCATATAGTGTGCCATTAATCAAAGAATGAGTAGTCAGACAAGTGAAAGGAATACGCTACAAAGCTGTACAAGTAATAAAAGACTGTTGAACAAGTCGTAACCTATGTAACTGAACCTCTGCTACTACTAGAAAGTCAAAAACATGCCACTAGCAGCTGAGCCATCTTCTAATGTGTTAGCTGTTTTAGCTCTATACTCTGTCTTTTCTTTCCGCCGGCGATTCGTAAACCACTCCTTCGACTACCAACCAATAAGGAAGGCCGTGTATGCAATTTCAATCAAACACTTCAAAGTAACCAAgagaaaaaacaagaaaactgcaaccaaaaaaaacccaaatgCTACCTCCGATTGCCGTGTAGTTCCAGATGACATGCAGTGTGTGTATCCAGCCTCGATCCCTTTGCCGGGTGGTTCTTCCCTGCCACTCGGTGACAAAAGTTCTCTATAAATCAACGAGAGTCTGGATAGGACCGCCACATACTGTAGACGGTGTTTTGACCGGTATGTCCAAACTGAGCTTTCTGAGGTGCATCCGTCGCTTCTTCGCCCTCGTATGTTGTGGCAAAGGGTTTTTCAGGGCAGGCAGACACAAGGTAAGGTCCTTGGTTGTAGCCAGAGGTGTTCATGGCCACCCCTTGGGCATCGTACTCCGGTTGAGCTTCATACCGCGCTCGGGCTTCATACGCACCTTGACCATAGGAAAATGCAGCAGGTGTAGTTGTGTAGTGTAATCCAGGAGTGGGCACCGGGGTCCGTAACAATGCCGATCCCGACGGTAGAGTGCGCCAGGGGAGAACCCAGTCGGTCATATCTGAGGTTGTTTTCGCGCGATATTTGTCTTTCTTATATCCAATATGTTCCCTCTTTGGCGGTATCCTCTGTCCTGTAGAGTCCACGTCCCAAGTTTGGTCATTCGCCGTGTTGAATTTGTAATATGTGGCATATTGTTCCGCAGTTGGGTGGACGGGGCATTCAGTTCTTTCTCCTGTCATTATCGGCGCTCCCATTGTGGAAGTCTCGCAGGTTTGCTTGGGCGCCTCCTGGACTGGTTGTACTGATGAGGTGTCCCCAATCCTCTCGGGCGCCTGCAAGGCCGGCTGTGGCTTTGATAATGAGGTGCCATAGCTTTGCGGGGACATCTGCTGGACTCGCTGTGTTGATCTGACAGGCGTAGCATAGTGTCTCTGTCGCCTGGAGCTGTTCCCCGGGGTGAGATAAGAACGCTCGTTGTAACTTTCGGTGCTGAAAGAGCCTGATCCGTAGCTGAGGGGAAAAGGGTTATAGTCGTCGTCATAAGTGTTACTTAGTTCCGCGCACGTGAAGTCTTCGTCATCGTAGCGACTCGAACTCCCTTGACCGAGATATCCAGACATGCTGACTGCAAAGTGGAAAGCAGATAAATAGAGGATGTTGGGCTGTGCGATGTGGCCAGGggtgtgatggtggtaaGAGTTCCATGACGAATGGTGGGCTCTTCCTGCAATTTATAGGTATCCGGGAAGGAACAGGACGCTTCTCACATGCCACATCTGGGCCACGCCTCGAGACACTTTGCTGGTCCACTAAACTGCCGCAGAGGTGCTTTTCATGATCGTAGCTGAAGTATCTTGACACAGGTTCCAGAACGTTGTCGAACCACTCTTCAGGTGATACAGCTTGACGAAGGCGGGGCTCGGGGGCTGGTGGATAGAGACGATGAGCTCAGAGATCCATTGAAACAGAATCATGATGAATTGAAGGGCGGTTTGGCTATATATCTGATATTGTGACGCACAAAGTAACGCCCTATTGTTTTAGGTATGGACAGACTTGAAACATTTTCATGATCATGGGAAGCCTACTATCGGAGGACTGGGCGTCGAGAATAGCGGCAAGGCGATCGTGTTGCCACCCAGTTGCCCAACGCAGCCAGCTGCATCCCTTGGTCACCAGTCCACAAAATATCCGATGCCGTCCCCAATCGTACTCGAGGCCACCCCTGCGTGATCCTGGCCTACGTACTCCTTGAGGGTCACATCCCTCACCCTTCGGCTGGCCTGGATGCGGTAAAACAACTCCTGCGTCACCTCTGTCTGCTTGAACGACTGCCAGAGGGTCTTCCTCTCCTGGAATGCTTCCTCCGTCTCAGTGCGCCGCCGTCGGGGGAACTGTTCGGCCGACCCATAGGTGATAAACACAGCTGGCTTCGTTTCTATGGCCTCGGTTTCGTTCGCGCATGGCAACAGCACCGGTTGTTGGACACATCCTGTTCCCCAGCGCCGTGTGACTTCGTCGAGCAACAATCCATTGTTCCAGATCATCGTCGGCGTCGCGGCAATGTACGTGTCGAACAAGCCCGGGTAGGCAATCAGCGCATACACGACAAATATGCCGCCAAAGGAGTGACCGTAGAGAGCGTCGCGTGTAAATGTGACAGATGGGAAGATGGTATGCTGCACCCACGGGCGGAGGGTCCCGTTGATGAAGGCGATGAAATCGTCAGCACCCGACAACGGCGGATCGCTTGCGGGGTCGTCAGGTAGTGGCGGACGCAGGTCGACAAAACGCCGGGTGAGATCGTAGACGTGGTTGCTGAGCGGGTAACCAATGGTCACGACGATGCTGTCTGGCTGGGCTGAATCGACTCCTTTGCGCCGCTTGAAGTTCTCAGCTGCGGTGAGGCCATGGGCATTCCCATCGGTGACGTACATGGTGAGAGCAGTCTTGTTGGTGACATCCCGCGACTGCCATTCGAAAGGCCAGGACACGCCAATCTGATAGGTTAGGTTCTTGGATTCGTTGGTGGCATTCCAAACAGCATagttgggaaggagggtggCGGGGAATGGCGGGAATGCCGTGAAGGACCAGCCGCTCAGAGAAACCATTTTTCTAGCAAGTACTGCAAGACTTTGAGATCTCAGCATCCTGATTCCGTTTTAAGCAGCGGGCCACGGGACCTTTTGACCCGACAGTGTTTGTGCCTGCCGGGGCATTGCGGTCCCTTCACCAATCATGCCCTCGAGGTTCTGGCGAATGGAAGTGCTGGTTGTTTGAAGGATCAATGACTTTCAGCTGAGGTTGTGCATATCAATATGCCACTTATGCACGTGCACTGCATTGTGTTCTGCATAATCACATAGAGTTCTTACCAGGATATAATGACGCCTATAACAGCGCATTGCTCCCATGTTGATCACAGTCTTTTGCAGACTATCTATGTAAGGGAATAAGCACATTCGTGTACTGCCCTGTGTGGCTTGGCAACCTGCAAGCCACCGGCTCAACATAGCTCAGGTAGGTATCTATTCTGCCTGCAGACCGTTACACAAGCCTGATCAGAGATTGGGCCTGTACGATGCCACTTGCAGCTCACCGATTTACCAAATCCGTCCCACTTGTAACCATTTAACCCTTCCTGAGATCAATTTGCAACCGCTCACATCCTTTATCTGCAAACCTTGATGTTTTTGGGTACCTGATCGGAGTCATCATGAACTTCACCACACCTGCGGACGATTTTGCCGGCGATGAGTTCTCAAACAACCTCTTCAGTGATCTCGCACCCCTGCTCACCCTTTTTGGCGAGCAGGTCACAAAACAGTTCCTCAGCCTGAGTCTGGGGTGGGCTGATAATTTCCTTCTTGTCGGAACACTGCTGGTGATTGTAGGTATTTCGTGATGCGGGCATGTCATAGAAGGTATTACCACGGAATACAGCTTCGAGCCTGCCCACAACTCAGATCTTCAGCCATTGGTCCTGCAAAGATCTGTCACAGTGGCTGACCAACACTTTTCTTCATATGCTATTTTCTTTCCGTCTGGGATTCGGACATTTACTCTGGCAAGTGATCCGAAGAAGAGATACTTCAGGTATGTTAGAACTGGCACTTGTTGATTCCTTCAAGGTAATAACTGACTATGACCCCGGCACAGTGTACTTGCAGCTGCCTTAACTTTAACAGCACTAGCTGGGTTTGTCATTCAGTTTGTCGGCCTTCGCGCACTTCACTGGTCGGCCACTATCCTTCAGCTTGGAATAACTTTAGTCATGACAGGAGTGCGTGCTTGGGCTCGACGAGGCCTTGCTTTTGATCCAACCGCCACAACGATATTGGACGGCCACGAAAAGGCTTGGCTTGCTCTTCATCTTTGGGCAAAAAAGACCACGGGCGCTACCCAAAGCTCCACGGCAGCATCGTATGTACGGACGTTCTTTTAATTGAAGTCAGACTGACTGAAGTACGGAGGCGAAGAAGTGGATATCATTCCGACGGTTCAAGAGCAAGGTCCAGTTaaagatggatgggatgaggttAGTAAGGTGACCAAACTATTTCACAACGAGTACCGCTCTTTCATATCACCCAGTGCCCGGCCAGACCTCCCAGAAGGCGAACAGACATTGCCTCAGTATGTTCCTCATTTGTTCACCAAAATTGGAGCGTTTCAAAAGCAATTCAAGACAAAGTCTTTTGGGAGCCTTactgttgggctggtgaccTAGGCAAGTCACTGGCTGTGAAAGTGAGGCCAAAATGGCCAGAAATGGTAGAAAAATTGGTGATACAGCAATCAGTTGTTGGTTGTTAAGTCTAAAAGTAAACAGTAAGGAAATCTAGCCTTCAaagcaaaccggtgtgggcCTGGTGAAAGCCTGGGCCCTTTGTCTGGTGCCCCACACTTACACGGGGCTCAACGGAACCTTTCTCGAGCTGGTCAGGGTAATGATGTATCAGTATAGTGATCGGGTAGTCCCTCGACTTCAGCCAGGTTTCCGATCCAGTATCCGTCTATCCTGCCTCAACAACCTTATACGGCCCAACATCTTTTTGGCCCAGTGCACCACAAAGGCCTTCCCCGCGTCTGGGTTCACGAAAGAAATTACTTTGAGAGTGAGCCGACCGGAAATGAGCAATGAGCGGATATGCAACGATTTCGAACCTGATGCCGACTGCTGACGATATTGTCCCTTGGGCTACCACTTTCACTAACTTGGCGGAGCGTATTCTGGGGTACCTTGCAACCTCCAACCACGTGCGATGGAAGGGGTTCGGTACCTCTTTCACCTGGAGTTTTACTGTATGTGTCGGTAAAATATTGCTTTACCGGCAAACCAGAAACACTTCGCGGGTTGTTAGTTTCAGACTAGAGGCCGAGGTCGACAACACGCTCGGCTATGCAACCACGGCTCATACAGACAAATGGAGTTTTCAACAGCCCAATCTTGTTCAGGGTTTCATTGCAATATGGCTTTTCACTGGCTCGCAGAAGAGCGGCGATACGAGATGTCATCTCTAACCCGTGGGTCAAAGAACTAATGTTCTTCCTGGTCGAGGGAAATATATTGCCGCTTTCGGACTTGGGTGGGGTGTGTAACTAGGAGCAGCACTGCCTCTGACACCCTACCCCCCTGCAAATTGGCTTAAAAAAATGTGCTTCATTTCGAATTGTCCAAATTCACTAGCTTAAATTCAAGTATCTGATTTGCAAATTAAGGTAAAGGCCTCGTTGAATCGTCATATAAACCCTCGGGCAGGAATAGGTTGCTCTAGAGGTAATGCGCTCGTATTAATTCCGAAGTGGGGAAACTTTTTAGGGATAGAACTTTTGCAGACGGTGTCTTTAATAAGAGACCTCGCTAGGGGATTTGTATAATAGATTATAATAATAGGTCTTAATATCTCTTATCGGGTACTTATTATATAAAGACGTATAAAAATATCGACGTAGCTAATATCGATATTCCTCAAAACATCCTCAATATTAGGTACGATCTTAACATCGAACCTCTCCAAAGCCGGGCCGCTCGCGCCCCAAGCCTTCTTAAAGAAGCCGAGTCGGGatattatagttatttcCCCACATAATAGTTCTGGGTCTTCTCACCTTTTACGCCTGAATATTGTGGATCGCAAGAACGATATGATAAGGTGGCCGGGCTTTGTAACATTGCCAACCTTAAATACAGTATGGCCAGAAAACAGGGACTCgggtgttggaggatgaagaacaGCGAACAGACTCCTTGAGCAAGGCTCTGGACTATTTTCATGGTCTGAGCTGTTCGTTCCAGGTTGCCACACGAATACTACCCAAATGCAGCCTCCAATATGCAGTCGTGGCTGAGGATGAACAGGAGCAAGGCACTGGGTCAATGCCAACACCCCACACATGTTGACCATCTCGaaaggcctattaactaaggtacctagatacctacctactctTCAATGAAAGCGTGAATGTTATTATTCCCCCAATTAACGCATCTCCAATCCCTGTCATGAACTTCGCCCATGGGTGAGCTAGCTATATGGGGCGAAAGGTCGTATGTCTAGGTGTTGGCCATGCTGGGATTGTTTGACTTCAACACACACAAGAACCCCTTCCTTGCTCAAGTAAAAGGCGTGGTCTCCCTGATTCTGTTGCGGAATCGTCATCAACGTCATCACATTCACACAAGAATCAAAGGACAAATAAACAAAAGTGCGGGGAGAGGGataactttattataattataataagAATATCGCCCCATAACCAAGATATTAATGTTGGTGATAAGAATAGAGCTCCCTGCTCAAGTCTCATGATAATGATGATAAGAATAGTGTCCATGTCCAAAATAATGATAATAAGAATGTTCCTCCCCGTCTATGCAGACCATTGATAAAAATACTCCCCCCCCGTCGCCCCCgtaaccccccaccaaattAGGTCCGCGAGGACCAAACCacccgccaaccccgccgccgcaCCGAACCACGGGAGATTCTAACTCCAGCCTAATCATTCCATGTCAGTTATGCATGTTAAAGTGAACTGAGAGATTTTGAGACGTACCAAGAATTGCAAGGGGCCCCGCCAAAAACGTCACCAACCCAGCTGCCGCCTGC from Podospora pseudoanserina strain CBS 124.78 chromosome 2, whole genome shotgun sequence includes the following:
- a CDS encoding hypothetical protein (EggNog:ENOG503P2P4; COG:S); translation: MPRQAQTLSVLARKMVSLSGWSFTAFPPFPATLLPNYAVWNATNESKNLTYQIGVSWPFEWQSRDVTNKTALTMYVTDGNAHGLTAAENFKRRKGVDSAQPDSIVVTIGYPLSNHVYDLTRRFVDLRPPLPDDPASDPPLSGADDFIAFINGTLRPWVQHTIFPSVTFTRDALYGHSFGGIFVVYALIAYPGLFDTYIAATPTMIWNNGLLLDEVTRRWGTGCVQQPVLLPCANETEAIETKPAVFITYGSAEQFPRRRRTETEEAFQERKTLWQSFKQTEVTQELFYRIQASRRVRDVTLKEYVGQDHAGVASSTIGDGIGYFVDW